Genomic window (Sphingomonas japonica):
TCCCAGAACCAGTCGGGGCGCGACGCAGCCGCGACGCGATGCGGGGCTAGGTTGATGGTCTGGACGACCTTGCCGATCGCGCCATCATGGACCAGTTGGCCGGCCATCACCGCGGCGGGTACCTCCAGTCGTTCGGAATACATGATCCCGTATTTGCGACCCGTCTCCGCGATCGCGCGTCGCACGTCGGCAAGCTGCTGCAGCGTCACCACGGCGGCCTTGTCGCTGAGATAGTCCTTGCCCGCCCGCATGACGCGGATGCCGAGCGGCGCGCGCAGCACCGGGATGGCGGCACTGCACACCAGCTTGATCGCCTTGTTGGCAAGGATCTCCTCTTCGCCGCGCGCCAGCGGCACGCCGGGATAGCGCTTCTGGAAATTCGCGATCTGCCGGGGATCGGTGGCATGAAAGGCGGTGAGAACCCCGCCGCCACGGATCACCGCATCGGTGATGCCATAGATATGGTTGTGATCGAGCCCGATGACTGCGAACGGCACGCGATATTTGGCTTCGGGCGCGGGCCGGGCCTTTGCGCCCTCGGTCGGCGCGTCGCCGCGCGTGGTCGATTGCGCGAGCGCATCGGCGGCAAAGCCGGTCAGTCCGGCGGCAAGGCCAATGCCGAGCAACGTGCGGCGGTCGGTATCCGTCATGATGGTGCGCCTTCCTGGATGGCGACCAGCGAGGCCGGCCATGGCTTCGCTTCGCCGCTGATCATCGCCTCTTCGCCGAGCAGCGATGCGACGCTGGCATGATAGGCCTGGGCCAACAGCCCGGGTAGCGGCCTGCCCGAGCGGACCGCTTCTGCGAATCCCTCGAACTGCAGCATCGTCTCGCTATACTCGCCCCAGCCGAGCGGTTCGCCCGGCGTCGTCACCGGCAGTTCGGGAAACCAGGTCGCGCCACCGATCGGAATCGCACGTTTCTGCCCGCGCTTCACATCGGCCTGCATGCGCTGGAGCGCCAGCGTCTTTGGCGGCACTTCCATGAAGATACGGCCAAGCTCGGGCTCGATCGTGCCCTTGCTGCCCTGAATCTGC
Coding sequences:
- a CDS encoding Gfo/Idh/MocA family protein → MTDTDRRTLLGIGLAAGLTGFAADALAQSTTRGDAPTEGAKARPAPEAKYRVPFAVIGLDHNHIYGITDAVIRGGGVLTAFHATDPRQIANFQKRYPGVPLARGEEEILANKAIKLVCSAAIPVLRAPLGIRVMRAGKDYLSDKAAVVTLQQLADVRRAIAETGRKYGIMYSERLEVPAAVMAGQLVHDGAIGKVVQTINLAPHRVAAASRPDWFWDPARNGGILTDVGSHQADQFVYLTGSKTAKVIASQTGNFATPQHPQFEDFGDVMMTGDGGTGYVRVDWFTPDGLPTWGDGRLFILGTDGYIELRKYVDIEGRPGGNHLFVADRKGTRYIDCSNVPLPFGPQFVNDLVEGTSVAQDQAGALLAAELVLTASARATRAEAP